The Arachis ipaensis cultivar K30076 chromosome B03, Araip1.1, whole genome shotgun sequence region CTGTGTCAAAAAAATAGAGTTAGTTAAGGCTGAAGTTATGGAAGGTGTTGCAAACTTGCGAGTATATTATAACGGTGAGGTTGTAACAAACACAAATGAAGGAGTcacttttgtttgtgaatgtccgtTGTCATTTGCCATTCCATGTACCATGGGTTTTGTCGAGTTGCAAAATGGTCTTTGTAATAACATTCAAAGCCACATTTTGAAAAGGGTGAGCAATCTTTTATACAGAAGTCCTGTGCAAGTATTTGGTGGCTTAATACAGTTTCAAATAATACCCATCACTGACGATGCTAATATGCAGCAGATGTTGtatatttatcaacaaacccgaTCTCACGTGCCAATGATAGAGCtgtacgttgagtttgaacaGCAGCCGGGGATGAGTATGGTCGACGACGAGATCAATGTTGATGAGCTTggggatatagattgggaagaagataatAATGACAGTGAAGACGAATTCGAAGCTAACTATGAAGTCGATGACGAAAACGATGACAGAGACTTGGCAGGCAATTCGGCGGTGCAAGATGAAGCAAATGCGATTGTAAGCCAGCACCCGTTTGGTGTTCCGTCTTTTATGCGGACTCTAGATCTCGAAGCCATGCATGCTCCGGAATTTCCTGAGTATGCGAATACAGGTATGTCATAATTATTAACTGAAGTTTTCTATAGTGCTTATTTTATTTGCCTTGTCTGACTGATGGCGGTGCGCATGTCGTAGGTGAAGGCAATGTTGCGGCGGAAGATGGCGAGTTTAGTGTCGGAATGAAATTTGGTTCGAGAGAGTCGgtgatatctgcaatcaaaagctacaccatctctagaggagttgattacactgtgtatgagtctgagccgcaGACATTCTATACGAAATGCAAGGGGTATGGTGCAGGGTGTGACTGGCTTATCCGAGCTAGCCTGATTCGAAAAAAAGCTTGTTGGGAGATCAGGAGATACAATGGCAAGCACACGTGCACCATGGGCacgatttcacaagatcatgccaagttggactcAGACACAATTGCAGATGCCATTAGGCCATTGGTCGAAGCAGACCCCTCGATAAAGGTGAAGTCTGTTATTGCAGAAGTTCAAGGCAAGTTCAACTATACTGTGAGTTACcgcaaggcttggttggcaaagcagaaagctgtCGCAAAAATTTTCGGCGATTGGGAAGTTTCTTACCAGACTCTGCCAGTATGGTTGAAAGCAATGACAGTGAAGATGCCAAGGTCTCGTGTTCAAATTAAAACGCTCCCCGTTTACCGCGAGAGTGAGGAGGTTCAAGGTGTAAGAGTTCTGCACCGTATTTTTTGGAGCTTCTATCCGTGTATTGTAGCATTCAGACACTACAAGCCACTGTTGCAGGTTGATGGCACGCACCTGTACGGAAAATATAAAGGAGCACTTCTGGTAGCAGTTGCACAAGATGGGAATCAAAACATTGTGCCTATTGCATTTGCGATTGTCGAGGGCGAGACAGCAGACGCGTGGGAGTTTTTTCTAACCAATTTGCGAAGATATGTTGTTACCATTGATGGTGTGGGTATTATTTATGACCGCCATACCTCCATCGACGCTGCAATAGCTCGCAGTAACGGTGCATGGTCACCACCAAGGGCGTGGCACATGTATTGCATCAGGCACATCGGGTCCAACTTCTTAAGGAGGTTCAAGGCTCCATATTTGCATAAACTTGTGGTGAATACAGGTATTTCAAATTGCTATTATGGTTCTATTCATAGTAAATTTGTGGCATCTGCTTATGATTAAATGGTTTGTTCAACAGGCTATTTTAGGACGGAGCAGGAGTACAACAAAAACTACCAAAGGCTTAAAGAGCAGGGTGAGGCATATACTCAATGGTGCGATGAGATCGGTATTGAGAGATGGGTGTTGGCATTCGATGGTGGTCATCGTTGGGGACATATGACGACAAACTTGGTAGAGTGCATAAATTCTGTCCTGAAGGGTGCACGCAACCTTCCTGTAACTGCCCTTGTCCGGTCAACTTTTTATCGGCTGAATGAGTTGTTCACTCGGAAGAGTACCGAGGCTCATGAGCGTCGCCGCAACGGATTCACGTATTCAGAATTTGCAACGAAGAGAGTTGAGGAAAGCTTTCGACGTGCAGGAAACGTTGTGGTCAACCGGTTTGACAAGCGCAATGAGATGTTTGAGGTTCGCGAAATGCAAGATGGTACCATTTACACGGTCAACCTTGCGCAACGACACTGCGACTGTGGCCATTTCCAGGTCGAGCGACTTCCATGTCGCCACGTGCTTGCATGTTGCGCCAATCAGCGTCTCGACTGGCAAGTGTACGTAAACGATGTGTACAAGATGTCTAAAATTTGCAAGGTTTACAGAGGCGAGTTTGTTCCGATGGGTGACCCATCTACATGGGATAGATACGAAGGagcgaaggtgatcgccaactggACATTGAGGCGCGCGACGAAAGGTAGACCGAAGTCCACCCGctacttgaatgagatggattcACGTGAGATGCGTGATCCTCGCCGGTGCACTATATGTGGACGCGAGGGACATAGCCGCAGCCGATGTCCTCAGCGCGCAGGTCCAAGCTCCGCTGGAGGTCATTAGTGATTAAACTTTTCATTGTAACTTTGTTATGACCTACTTCACGATTATATGTAACTTTTTATGTAATATCGTCATGTATTTTAACCTAGTTaacaatttataataaataaagttTTTAATTTCGTTATGATAAATAAAGtttttaacctagttaacattTTTTAGAGTTACACGGTACAAAGCTAAATATGTCATAATAATAAATACTAGTATTATAAAATAATCATAATAACATTCTAATTATAATAATAGTTATCCaaatataacaataataacaataataataaccatTTATTATAATAACTATAACCTACAAGGCTTGTTATTATTAACATACAgtattaattattattacaaaatattactgAAAAAAACCATTTATTATAATatctataataataatttttttccaaCGTAAATATTATTAACAAAACCGTTTACTGTTGATgacagtattattattattattattactatcataaaaaataatagtaaatcactaaaaaataataatttattacacattattcttattaaatattattaataaattattttcattAACAGATccactataataataataataataataataataataataataataataataataataataataataataataataataataataataataataataataataataataataataataataataataataataataataataataataataataataataataataataataataataataataataataataataaagagattaatttattagaatatcataattagggaataaaattaggaaaatatcaaagaggattagaaaaaaatcaatgtaatttattaggatattattccaTAACGAGTGTACTCTTAGTGTACTCCTGgtctatatattggtaagaacTTTGTAATCACAAATGagaaatatgaataaaaataatacttttttaaATAATTCTTCGTTTCTTTCCTAAACTCTTTGTACCATGGTAACATAATttgcctaataataataataataataataataataataataataataataataataataataataacggtattaaaaaatttaagacgTAACGCAAAAttaataataacataatattcattataataatattaataacctCAATACTACTAATTAcaacacaaataaataaaatttaaataaatttatatatttattgttaaatattaaaaaaatttacttaCAAAATAGGGATGATCCAAATACTCAATAATATGATCTTCTGGTTTGGTATAGTCACGCaccattttttttttctagaCCATACCATGTAGCTCTTCTTCACCGAGCTGATTCACATCTCTTTCACTCTCCCCCAACTATTTCTTTGGTAATGAGTTTGCTTCAGTAACTATGCTTCTTCAATCTGCGTTTCTCACTTATAAGGACCCAGCTGAACCCCTCCCAAAACACGTGGCACGCATGCATGCATGTATGGAGCCTGCAAAACGCAATCAGCGTTTTGCTCTGGTTCACTGACAAACGCATTCTGCGTTTTGCTCAGTTCGAAGTTGGTCAAGCTTTGGTCCTGTCGGCATGCAGGacacatttcaatttcttgttccatTTCCACGCCAATCGCAGCCTGCGTTTTGCAGGGCCTgcaattttctgtttcttgtttctGCAAAACGTTACGTGCGTTTTGCAGGTCTCTGGTCTTCACAGGTCCACATTTATGGACATCATCCTATGCATCCATTTATCTGCACTTCACCATTCTGTTATccattttgaaattaatttctgTGAAAGTGGCTTCGGTATTAAGATCAGAGCTCATCGGACTATTAAAGTTATCTCTAACTGTAtaactttttattgtttttttttttttttgtcttacttataaaattaatggtaaaaaattatatttatcttctcaagtgagaaaaaaaattgagaaaatttatttctcttataacaTATATCTTTATGCATATGCTCTGTTAAAAAAcggtataattttttaattatttaaaaatgtaAACTTAGTTAAGTTAGTTTAAGCTTATTAACTTATTATTGATTGTAAAAGCCTAATTAGTGCAGGTACAACATACATAAAGCCTTCATTTTAAATTAatgaagataataaaaaaaaacattcattGATGTCCCACCTAAACATTTCCTAAGGAGGAGTTTTGCAAAAAAGAATAGAAAGCAATTCATCATTTAAGACAGCTGATAGGCTTAAGACcagaaagggaggaagtcaaaaaaacaaaataaatgtttCACAACATTTAAAGAAATGCAAAAAGTTAAAAAGTGGCAGTAAATCCATATCTTATTGATGTCTAATTGTCTATTAATGTCTCCAAGACTCCAACCCAACTTTCTCTATAATAATTTCTTTTTATCTAATTTATCTTGTGTGTTTACTCCTGTCTACTTATTCCACAAAGCAACCCTAGCGCTGCAATATTAAGCTTATTTCTTATAGCTTATTAGTTATTACTAATCAACATTTATTCACACAGCATTgctgattttatattttttgtggtCCTAACTTAACgataaaattaacataaaatgATGTGTTATCATACAAATCTTTACAAGATAGACACCAAAAAAATCTTTACAAGataaaaaaggataaaagaatgtttaatcataattgcatgttttttttttttttgggtgaatAATTGCATGTTTGATATATAGCAACTTGACAATTCTAGGCCTCGAGACTACAAATAAATATTCAAATGTGAGATCTTATACTCCCTTAAGCGCAAACAATATAACATTGTCCGAAGCTCGGGTATACGTTAAAAGTCCACCATTGGTAGATTCATGCTTCTACAATTTCTGACCAAATAACCACAAATTAAATTGGGTGGGAAAAAAAGTAGTTGATGCAATATGGTGTTTGAACATTAAAGCTTAGTCATTATCCATTTATTCCCGTTCATTGTTCTTTCCACTTACATTTTTCCTTTAAAACAGTGTGTAATCCTCCAGTTTTATTTGTCCTGGTAGATGATGGTGCCTGCCACAATTTGGAAAGAATAGTTattacaaaatttattatttatcatAAAAGTTAGGAATAACTACTATTTTGGTCTCTAAGATTTGGGGTCAAAATCGAAATCATCCCCAAAATAGTATTTATCCCTAAAAGTTATGAATTctaatgaatttttttatttggaGATAAATTTCCACAATTGGCTATAAGATAATGGACCAACCTTAATATCTTTAGGTGTATCATCTTTCCCTTTTCTAAATTTTGCAAGGTGCTGGTGATACTCTTCAAGCTCATTCTCCAACTTTTCAATGAACTGGCTTGTATGTTCAAGTGACTGCTCGTATCTATATTTCTCCAAGGCCTATAAATTTTACGTATACAAAATAAGTTAAAAACCATAAGCATTATGCAGAAAAAATAGAATCCACTACTTTTCGCAACAAAATATATTTCAACTTAAAACAATTGTCAACTACAAAGGAAGGATGCTACCCTTCTGAATGACAGAAATACACATAATCCAATGTTAAATATTATATATCATATTTATCAAGAACTACATTTGGTAAATGCATAACTAACACAGCTGAAATTACCTTTGCTTTTGATAATGTATCTGGAGGTGACATTACTTTTGGCTGTTCGTAATTCTTACCACGGAAGAAAATGATAGTATTATTAGGCTTGATGTCAATCACAATGCCTTTGCTCAGTCGAGCAAGCTCTTCAGCATATTCGTGAACCTGCCCAGGTTTGCAAGGTTTGCATATAACCTTTACTGTCTCATGATTCTTCCAATGAAGATGCATGTTAAGAACTACCCCACCAAACACTCCTCGTCTCCCAACCATAACAAAATGCT contains the following coding sequences:
- the LOC107633937 gene encoding uncharacterized protein LOC107633937, which produces MKFGSRESVISAIKSYTISRGVDYTVYESEPQTFYTKCKGYGAGCDWLIRASLIRKKACWEIRRYNGKHTCTMGTISQDHAKLDSDTIADAIRPLVEADPSIKVKSVIAEVQGKFNYTVSYRKAWLAKQKAVAKIFGDWEVSYQTLPVWLKAMTVKMPRSRVQIKTLPVYRESEEVQGVRVLHRIFWSFYPCIVAFRHYKPLLQVDGTHLYGKYKGALLVAVAQDGNQNIVPIAFAIVEGETADAWEFFLTNLRRYVVTIDGVGIIYDRHTSIDAAIARSNGAWSPPRAWHMYCIRHIGSNFLRRFKAPYLHKLVVNTGYFRTEQEYNKNYQRLKEQGEAYTQWCDEIGIERWVLAFDGGHRWGHMTTNLVECINSVLKGARNLPVTALVRSTFYRLNELFTRKSTEAHERRRNGFTYSEFATKRVEESFRRAGNVVVNRFDKRNEMFEVREMQDGTIYTVNLAQRHCDCGHFQVERLPCRHVLACCANQRLDWQVYVNDVYKMSKICKVYRGEFVPMGDPSTWDRYEGAKVIANWTLRRATKGRPKSTRYLNEMDSREMRDPRRCTICGREGHSRSRCPQRAGPSSAGGH